The proteins below come from a single Dryobates pubescens isolate bDryPub1 chromosome 43, bDryPub1.pri, whole genome shotgun sequence genomic window:
- the LOC128899291 gene encoding olfactory receptor 14A16-like, translating into MANSSSSTHFLLLPFPGTRQLQLLHFWLSLAIYLAALLGNGLIITTIAWDHHLHTPMYFFLLNLALLDLGSISTTVPKSMDNSLRDTRAISYAGCVAQVFLFAFFMSAEYFLLTTMSYDRYVAICRPLYYETLLGSRVCVHMAAAAWGCGFLYAVLHTANTFSLPFCQGNAVEQFFCEVPQILKLSCSTSYLRELWLIVASACLVFACFVFMVVSYVQIFRAVLRIPSQQGCHKAFATCLPHLAVVSLFITTGIFSYLKPSSLSSPSLDVVVSVLYTVVPPAVNPLIYSLRNQELKDALRKMPTGCLQKQ; encoded by the coding sequence atggccaacagcagctccagcacccacttcctcctcctgccattcccaggcacaaggcagctgcagctcctgcacttttGGCTCtccctggccatctacctggctgccctgctgggcaatggcctcatcatcaccaccatagcctgggaccaccacctccacacccccatgtacttcttcctcctcaaccttgccctccttgacctgggatccatctccaccactgtgccaaaatccatggacaattccctgagggacaccagggccatctcctatgcaggatgtgttgctcaggtctttctctttgcctttttcatgtcagcagagtattttctcctcaccaccatgtcctacgatcgctacgttgccatctgcagacccctgtactatgagaccctcctgggcagcagagtttgtgtccacatggcagcagctgcctggggctgtggctttctctatgctgtgctgcacacagccaatacattttccctgcccttctgccagggcaatgctgtggagcagttcttctgtgaagtcccccagatcctcaagctctcctgctccacatcctacctcagggaactttggcttaTTGTGGCCAGTGCCTGTTTAGTCTTTGCGTGTTTTGTGTTCAtggtggtgtcctatgtgcagatcttcagggcagtgctgaggatcccctctcagcagggatgccacaaagcctttgccacctgcctccctcacctggctgtggtttCCCTGTTTATCACCACTGGCATCTTTTcctacctgaagccctcctccctctcctccccatccctggatgtggtGGTGTCAGTTTTGTAcacagtggtgcctccagcagtgaatcctctcatctacagcctgaggaaccaggagctcaaggatgCCCTGAGGAAAATGCCCACCGGATgccttcagaagcaataa